A window from Gemmatimonadota bacterium encodes these proteins:
- a CDS encoding PorV/PorQ family protein — protein MARVGPIQGGFLMKVLFRWGVVTGLLLALSAPVHAQVSKGGTAATKFLTLDASARVAGVGSSATSYTDLGAFSALTNQATMVFVEGRGAVGVSYAPYFAEMTVFSAGLVWNLGDNGAVGVSVHSMLSGDIPYTTSGDPTGQFANQGQNFNVTDLAIGPSYARRLTDSFAVGGSLKYVSEGTSGAGDDDRTSTAVAVDVGTIYTTDFRNFRIGASFQNFGPDMQFIEESSARDQLPTTFRIGFAIEPYELPVGSLMTSAELWKLREFDSVLNLGIEWWVNDYIAGRVGWKAGYSGGQDEGVSAGAGLRFSQGELSLNVDYAYTQYELLDDLHRVSVGVGF, from the coding sequence ATGGCGCGGGTCGGTCCGATTCAGGGAGGTTTTCTAATGAAAGTATTGTTTCGCTGGGGCGTGGTCACCGGACTGCTGTTGGCACTGTCAGCACCGGTTCATGCTCAGGTTTCCAAGGGTGGAACCGCCGCGACGAAGTTTCTGACGCTGGATGCTAGCGCCCGTGTCGCGGGTGTTGGATCCTCCGCCACATCCTATACGGATCTGGGCGCGTTCTCGGCACTGACGAACCAGGCTACCATGGTGTTCGTAGAGGGCAGGGGCGCGGTCGGCGTTTCCTATGCACCGTATTTCGCGGAAATGACCGTGTTCAGCGCAGGTCTCGTTTGGAATCTCGGCGATAACGGGGCGGTGGGTGTGAGTGTGCATTCGATGCTTTCGGGCGACATACCCTATACCACCTCTGGAGATCCAACGGGTCAATTCGCCAACCAGGGCCAGAACTTCAACGTGACGGACCTGGCCATCGGTCCGAGCTATGCGCGTCGTCTGACGGATTCCTTCGCGGTCGGTGGATCGCTGAAGTACGTTTCGGAAGGCACGAGCGGCGCCGGAGACGATGACCGTACCAGTACGGCGGTTGCGGTCGACGTGGGCACCATCTATACGACGGATTTCCGTAATTTCCGTATTGGCGCCTCGTTCCAGAACTTCGGTCCGGACATGCAATTTATCGAAGAGTCGAGCGCTCGCGACCAGTTGCCCACGACGTTCCGTATCGGTTTTGCCATTGAACCGTACGAACTGCCGGTGGGAAGCTTAATGACCAGCGCCGAACTCTGGAAGCTCCGCGAGTTCGATTCCGTGCTCAATCTCGGTATCGAGTGGTGGGTGAACGACTACATCGCGGGCCGGGTAGGCTGGAAAGCCGGATACAGCGGCGGCCAGGATGAAGGCGTTTCCGCTGGCGCCGGTCTCCGGTTCAGCCAGGGTGAATTGAGTCTCAACGTTGATTACGCGTATACGCAGTATGAACTGCTGGACGATCTGCATCGCGTGTCCGTCGGCGTAGGCTTCTAA